In the genome of Calothrix sp. PCC 6303, the window TTGTACTTCCCGACTGCGATCTAGCAATATACATCGCCAAATCAAACTTAAATTTGTCCTTGAGAACCCTAGACATCCTTCTAGCAGCTTCTTGTTGTTCGCGGGGATTATCTTGATTCAAAGACTGAGCTAACAACAAATATGAACTATAGCGATTTACCCAAGGTCCTTTTGTCTGTTCTTCATATCGATTTACAAATAGCTTTAACTCTTGATAGTCATCACTATTAAGGAACTTGACTAACCAACTTCTATATATATTCTTTCTGGAAACTACTTTTGATTCGGTTGCAAATTTATAATCGGTAAAAATATTAACTAAATCATTAATATATTTATACTTTCGATGGCTTTCCCAATTATTAATCAATATATAGCAACACCGTTTTAAGGTATAGCGAAATTCTTGTTCATCATTTTCACTAAATGCTCCATAAATTCCCAAACTACGACTGGAAGATTGTGATTCTAAACAATCTATAAATAAACGCCTGAATTCACTTAAAACATCTTCTGCCTGTTTGCTTTTGATAATTCCCAGCAAAAAGCTGTAAATTTTATCTTGTGCATCCTGCAAGTTTTGTTGTTTCTTACGTGATTTAGGTAGATACTGATCACCCTGGCTATATAGTAAACTATTCGCGGTCATTGTAATTCTCAAGACCTATCAGTTTGCTGTGAGTTTCTTTTCAGCTTAACCTTGGTTTACTCTACTATCAATGCACTATATTTAAAAACAACATTGATTTTACACAAATTTGATAATTGTGCCATCATCGATATTATTTGTTTAAAATTTTTCAGAATAAATACTGAAAAATTAATCAAAAAACATATTTTATTTAAGTATTTACAAATTATCTACAGTAGCAAAATATACGATCAATGTGTAAGTTCAGTATCAATAAACTAGGAAATTTACTTTTAGGAATGTCAATTTAATAAAATGCAGAACCCTCGATATGGGTCAAGTTGTAACCAACGCGATCGCGGAGTTTTACCATAAGCAATAGTTAGGGGTGCTGATGGTACACTATATTTAGTAGTCGAAGTGCCAAATCTAACGGCTTATTCTCCTCCTGCGATGCCAGTTTCCAGGAATCAGTAATTAGACCAGTTTTCAGCTATTTGAACCACATCAAACGTAGGGGTAAAGCGCGTTGCTAAACCCCTACAGCGTGGTCTACTTAGCTGAAAATAGCTCTCATTCATCGCCGTGATTACTGAGCGAAGTCGAAGTGAGCAAAGTCAAACTAGCCCTTGTGAAGTACTTAGGAACTAACAACCGAAACCCGGTTTTCCTCGACTCAACACAAAAACATTTCGTATTAAATCTGAAGAAACTCGGTTCTTCAGTTTGAATACGAAATGTTTTGAATCAACTATGAAAATAAAATGGGGGTGGAGGGACTTGAACCCTCACGACTTTTAAGGTCAACGGATTTTCATCCTTTTACAGCTTTCGCTGCTACCTTTACACTTGAGGCTTTAAGAATTGGACTCTCTCTTTACCCTCGGCTTTACGTTAGGGTAGCTCCCGTCGAGTCTCTGCACCTTCCGAACAGTTTTGAATGCAAAGCTAACTTTGTGCTCAATTTGTTTCGGCTTGGCTCAGGATTGCCTTATCTCTTTAAAAGACTTAGGTTTCCCTGAATTTGAGAGCATCCACTTGTCAGGTTTCTCCAACAAGGCTCAATTTCTTAAGTCCGCAGCGTCTACCATTCCGCCACACCCCCAAACTTGTCTAGGACTTGTTTGGTTTTTTGAGGCAGTTAAATGCCCCTCATATATTTGAACATCATTTGTGTATTTTGTCCAACATTTTTCCGAGAAATTTCTTCAACATTTGTAAATTCTATAGAAATCAGCCTGATTTCCTGATGTGATTGCTAGAGTTTGAGTCGCAAACGCTAGCATAATATAGAAAGTGACAGGCGATTATTTTCTTGCGATTTGGTGAAATACCAATTATCAGGAAGCGCCGAAAGTGCCATCAGACAAAGGAAAAACCATGATTGTACCGCTGTTATATGTGAGTTTGGCTGGAACTTATCTTTTAGTGATGCCAGTGTTTGTAATTTTCTATCTCAAGTTTCGCTGGTACACTGCTACCTCCTTCGAGCGTGCATTTATGTACTTTTTGGTGTTTTTCTTTTTTCCAGGAATGTTAGTGCTGTCGCCAATTTTAAACTTCCGACCTCGACGACGACAAATTGAAGCTTAATAAATTTGCGGGACTATAACGATAAAATGCGACGTATCGATGCTTTGGGAATCACTTTGGGTGTTTTTGTAGCAGGTGGTTTGCTGTACTTGGGATTCCAAGTATCGGGATTAGATAGCCAATCTGCGGGAATTTGGAGTCAGGCTTTGTTGGTGGCTGGCTTGATTGGCTGGCTTGTCACCTATATTTTCCGTGCTGTGGGCAATAAAATGACCTATCACGAACAGCGGCGAAAATACGAAGATGCTTTCTTGCAAAAGCGACTGGATGAAATGACACCAGAAGAACTGGCGCAAATCCAGGCAGAAATTGAACAGGAAAGACAAACTCAGGTGTAAATTGGTTATTTGTCCCCAGTCAAAAGTCAAGAGTCAAGTTTGTATCTGTGACTCTTGATGTATGACCTTTGATTTTTAGCCAAAAACAAGAAGTAATGACTCCAATTTCTGAATGTTTTGCAAATCTGGCACAACGTCGTGAATGTGCTTTGATTCCATTTATTACAGCTGGTGATCCTGATCTGGAGACTACCGCTAAGGCTTTGCGCCTACTTGATGACAGTGGTGCGGATATAATTGAGCTAGGGGTTCCCTATTCAGATCCTCTGGCTGATGGTCCTGTAATTCAGGCTGCTGCCACAAGGGCACTACAGCGAGGGACAACTTTGGATCGGGTCTTAGAGATGCTGACCTCAACTATTCCAGATGTGCGATCGCCTATTATCCTTTTCACCTATTACAACCCAATCTTAAATCGTGGGATTGAACAATTTTTAGAACAAGTTAAGCAAGCTGGGGTATCTGGCTTAGTGGTTCCTGATTTACCTCTTGAAGAAGCACGGGGACTATTAGAACCAGCTGCGGCAATTGGAATTGATGTCACCTTATTAGTTGCTCCCACTAGCTCTGCTGAACGAATTGAAGCCATTGCCCGCGCTTCTCAAGGTTTTATTTATCTTGTGAGTGTCACGGGTGTGACTGGTATGAGAACTCAAATTGAAACACGAGTATCCGATATACTTAAACAAATTCGTGGTTATACTGATAAACCAATAGGGGTAGGTTTTGGAATTTCCCAGCCAGAACACGCTACCCAAGTGAGGGAATGGGGTGCTGATGCTGTAATTGTTGGTAGTGCCGTAGTTAAACGCTTGGCTGAAGGTACTCCCGCACAAGGATTAGATGCTGTTGGTGAATTTTGCCATCAAATCAAGAATGCGATCGCGTTGGCATAGGCTACCCTTTAAGGACTTAGCGCTGAATTACCAGTTGCCACAGCCAATACTGTGAATATTGGGTTATCATCGAAATCCTCAAAGTCTCAGCTAAAATTATCTAGGCAAGCGAGATGATAAAAAGTGTAATAACTATTTATTTCTCGCCCATCTTGGTAGACAATTTAACGGATATCGTTTTGAATGTATAAAGCATATGTCGGGCAAAAAGTAACCAGTTGATTCAAGCAATTGAGATTCAGCTATGATGTGAAGTCAAACAGGATACAAGCGTATATTATATGAGTGTGAGAGTATTTCCGTTATTGAAAATTGTTATTCCATCGCAGCTAAAAGGAGAAGGCGATGAGTGAGAGTATGGCATTTATCGGCGGAGTTGCTGTCGCTGGTCTCGCAGCCCTCGTACTATTGAGAGGGAATCCTAGCCCCATTGCTCAATCTGGTTTTACACTGCCATCGCAGTTGCCACCCCAAGTAGTTACACCACCAGTAATTCAGCCAGGTCAATATGGTGTTGGTCAAACATCGCCAAATTTGTTACCTGGAGATCCCAATAGCACTCAACTACGGATCGATAATGAGCGTGTCAAAATGCAGATGGACAATCTGATGCGCGAAAATGACCGCATTAAAGCTGAAAATCAACAACTCCAGTTCCAACTCCAAAACTACAATAACCAAGCCCAATTAAACGCCATCAGGGATCAAAGCCAGAATCAGTTGTTGCAATCACAACAACCACAAACCCCTTGGTGGTCTTCTGGCATTATTTGGGCAGTTGGGGGAATGGCTTTAACTGTTGGTGGTGGTATTGTTGTCGCTGGAGTATCAGCCCTTTTCTCGCCAAAACAACGCCAAAGCCGTACCGTTCAGGTCATTCATCCTTATACAGGTCCCACACCTCCACTTGTTCCAACTCGTCGGACTGAGTTTTTGCCACCTCGAAACGAAGTTAGACGTGTTGAGTCTCCCGAATATGATGATATTTACTAAATAACTTAACAACTAAATAGAGATAGAATGCTTCGGGTGATAGATCTCTGCTCAATAACACATTGGCTATCACCTGGCGACTTGGCATGTTTATATGTCTACATTGTTGAATTTATATAAATTTACATACATTTACACACATAAATAAAGCTAGATACATGGTGTATGGGACATTTTGCAAATATGACACTTCAGGAAGTGTCTTCTGCAATAGTCCTGATGTTTGTATATTTTTTTTCTTTTGATAAATTATTTTCCAGTAGGGTTTTTGTTGCTTGGTGTGATGACTAATGTAACTTAGAATACTTGACATTTACCTCACTTTACACAATCGCTTCTCAAACCTTCAGTCTATAATCGGTATGATTGTACACAACGTTTGTTTTAGGGGATGATTGAAAATTATCAATATCCGATTTACTAATTCAATTGCGGATAGTTATAACCCTAAATATTTCAACTTCATGCGACGGAAAGTTGGCGGAATCTCTACAGGTATAAGCTTCTGACAGTAGGGTATTTAGATCATTAACCCTCAGTTGCACCCCAAGTAATTCCATGTTGCCATTTATCAAAATCTATTATTTAGGGCAAATCAGCTAGTTGAGCTAACATTGCAATATGAAATATTTCTTCACAAAAATCAGTATAAAATATATTCTACTATCAGAAAATTAAAGGGCATACACGTACGCGTTATAACTCATTTTTGGTAGATCTGAATATAAAAAAACATACTTAAAATATTTTTGTAACCCCCTTTCCCGAAAAATAAATTCTGGGTAATATTACTGAAATATTCCCAACAATATCTAAACTCGGCAATTTATTTTTTTCATAAATTTAATTAAAGCAGCGCCAAATTTTTATCGCTGATTCAAGATAAGTATGGTAAATTTTGGATCTGCATAAACTCAGAACCTCGGTTTTATTTCCAATACTTGGGACTAAAGCTGATTCGATTTTAGCTGTAGTAGAATTCAGCCATAAGTCCATAAGTATTTACTAAATGGGTAGCTATATGGTAAATACAACCATTATCTGTTCTCAAGAGAAAAGATGGTATGGTTGCTTAACTACAAACTCCAATCATAAGCTGGCAGTGTTATTTGAATCCGAGTAAAATTCATGATTCATGAGGTACATCTTTCTAAAGACATATATTTTTAGACTGTAGGCTTGCTCTTTTTAATTACAGCTAAACCGCTTTTATATACTGTTCAAACAA includes:
- the trpA gene encoding tryptophan synthase subunit alpha; amino-acid sequence: MTPISECFANLAQRRECALIPFITAGDPDLETTAKALRLLDDSGADIIELGVPYSDPLADGPVIQAAATRALQRGTTLDRVLEMLTSTIPDVRSPIILFTYYNPILNRGIEQFLEQVKQAGVSGLVVPDLPLEEARGLLEPAAAIGIDVTLLVAPTSSAERIEAIARASQGFIYLVSVTGVTGMRTQIETRVSDILKQIRGYTDKPIGVGFGISQPEHATQVREWGADAVIVGSAVVKRLAEGTPAQGLDAVGEFCHQIKNAIALA
- the ndhL gene encoding NAD(P)H-quinone oxidoreductase subunit L gives rise to the protein MIVPLLYVSLAGTYLLVMPVFVIFYLKFRWYTATSFERAFMYFLVFFFFPGMLVLSPILNFRPRRRQIEA
- a CDS encoding DUF3007 family protein, coding for MRRIDALGITLGVFVAGGLLYLGFQVSGLDSQSAGIWSQALLVAGLIGWLVTYIFRAVGNKMTYHEQRRKYEDAFLQKRLDEMTPEELAQIQAEIEQERQTQV